The following are from one region of the Erwinia sp. SLM-02 genome:
- a CDS encoding peptidase — MVLKKLIALLMGLGGLLGISGGVQAARSPQPAMDAPGECRDSAFLQQRPLTETLHAEPFVIFYTRSGDDAPPLEDTTGSGTPDYVKNVAIQLQAADRYYQKMLRLTPPLEQPRYRLAKAIHVYLFNLPRGNGMAFDEVTRVKGEDGNWLPCALTIRISSKLNQPLNPTPAHELFHLYQYGYTQFKVGWLLEGMTRWIESAFNGEIIMSKKLQARPPLKGAELYALRYSAWPFWQRLAREKYGTVTLSPELEAVRYLDGNPVFRTTTLPGGEALEPLLTRLQALSREQSRQANLPFYQWPEKLQQSHQFDDVICQAMEGIECSR, encoded by the coding sequence ATGGTACTGAAAAAGCTTATCGCGTTGCTGATGGGGCTGGGTGGGCTGCTGGGCATATCCGGCGGCGTGCAGGCAGCCCGTTCACCGCAGCCCGCAATGGATGCCCCCGGCGAGTGCCGCGATAGCGCCTTTTTACAACAGCGCCCGCTGACGGAAACCCTTCACGCGGAGCCGTTTGTCATTTTCTACACCCGCAGCGGCGATGACGCGCCGCCGCTTGAGGACACCACCGGCAGCGGCACGCCGGACTACGTTAAAAACGTGGCGATCCAGCTGCAGGCCGCCGATCGGTACTATCAAAAGATGCTGCGCTTAACGCCGCCGCTGGAACAGCCGCGCTACCGGCTGGCAAAAGCGATCCACGTTTATCTGTTTAATCTGCCGCGCGGCAACGGCATGGCCTTTGACGAAGTGACCAGAGTGAAAGGAGAGGACGGCAACTGGCTGCCGTGCGCATTAACGATCCGCATCAGTTCTAAGCTCAACCAGCCGCTTAATCCCACGCCGGCCCACGAGCTGTTTCACCTCTACCAGTACGGTTACACTCAGTTCAAAGTCGGCTGGCTGCTGGAGGGAATGACGCGCTGGATAGAATCGGCGTTTAACGGTGAAATTATCATGTCGAAGAAGTTACAGGCGCGGCCACCGCTTAAAGGCGCTGAACTCTATGCCCTGCGCTATTCCGCCTGGCCTTTCTGGCAGCGCCTTGCCCGGGAAAAATACGGCACGGTGACGCTGTCGCCGGAGCTTGAGGCGGTACGCTACCTCGACGGTAATCCGGTTTTCCGCACCACCACCCTGCCGGGTGGCGAGGCGCTGGAACCGCTGCTTACCCGGCTGCAGGCGCTGAGCCGTGAACAGTCTCGCCAGGCGAATCTGCCGTTCTATCAGTGGCCGGAAAAGCTTCAGCAGTCGCACCAGTTTGACGACGTGATCTGCCAGGCGATGGAAGGCATCGAGTGTTCACGCTGA
- the pstS gene encoding phosphate ABC transporter substrate-binding protein PstS produces the protein MTLMHKTLAQFVAVTLSLSAVSAMAATNLTGAGGTFPAPVYNKWAAEYNTATGTQVNYQGIGSSGGVKQIIAKTVDFGASDAPMKDEDLEKNGLFQFPTVIGGVVLAVNIPGIKSGQLILDGKTVGDIYLGNIKKWNDAAITKLNPGVKLPDSDINVVRRADGSGTSFVFTSYLSKVNSDWSSKVGKGSTVNWPVGLGGKGNDGVAAFVQRLPGSIGYVEYAYAKQNSLAYTKLVDADGKAISPGEKSFSDAAKGADWSQSFAQDLTFQKGDNAWPITSTTFILVHKEQANAEKGATVLKFFDWAYKNGSKTTAGLDYASLPESVVTQIRAAWKANIKDSSGKALY, from the coding sequence ATGACACTGATGCACAAAACCCTGGCTCAATTCGTCGCCGTAACCCTGTCTCTGAGCGCGGTTTCTGCCATGGCAGCCACCAACCTGACCGGCGCTGGCGGTACTTTCCCGGCCCCGGTTTATAACAAGTGGGCTGCGGAGTACAACACCGCAACAGGGACTCAGGTTAACTATCAGGGGATCGGTTCCTCCGGCGGCGTTAAGCAGATCATCGCTAAAACCGTAGATTTCGGTGCGTCAGATGCGCCAATGAAAGACGAAGACCTTGAGAAAAATGGTCTGTTCCAGTTTCCGACAGTTATTGGCGGCGTGGTACTGGCGGTTAATATTCCTGGTATCAAATCTGGCCAGCTGATCCTCGACGGTAAAACCGTGGGCGACATCTACCTGGGCAACATCAAAAAGTGGAACGACGCGGCGATCACCAAGCTGAACCCGGGCGTGAAACTGCCTGACTCTGACATCAACGTGGTACGCCGCGCTGACGGTTCAGGCACCTCTTTCGTGTTCACCAGCTACCTGTCTAAAGTGAACAGCGACTGGAGCAGCAAAGTCGGTAAAGGCAGCACCGTTAACTGGCCTGTTGGTCTGGGCGGTAAAGGTAACGACGGCGTGGCCGCATTCGTACAGCGTCTGCCTGGCTCAATCGGCTACGTAGAATACGCTTACGCTAAGCAGAACAGCCTGGCCTACACCAAACTGGTGGATGCCGATGGTAAAGCCATCTCCCCTGGCGAGAAGAGCTTTAGCGACGCGGCTAAAGGCGCAGACTGGAGCCAGTCCTTCGCTCAGGATCTGACCTTCCAGAAGGGTGATAATGCATGGCCGATCACCTCAACCACCTTTATCCTGGTTCACAAAGAGCAGGCTAACGCTGAGAAAGGCGCAACGGTGCTGAAGTTCTTCGACTGGGCTTATAAAAACGGCAGCAAAACCACCGCAGGCCTGGACTACGCTTCACTGCCAGAGTCAGTGGTGACGCAGATCCGTGCCGCATGGAAAGCGAATATCAAAGACAGCTCTGGTAAAGCGCTGTACTAA
- the pstC gene encoding phosphate ABC transporter permease PstC: protein MAATKPTFKAPGKQGDIIFGALVKLSALIVLLLLGGIIVSLIFSSWPSIHKFGFSFLWTKEWDAPNEQFGALVPIYGTIVTSVIALIIAVPVSFGIALFLTELAPNWLRRPLGVAIELLAAIPSIVYGMWGLFIFAPLFAKYFQQPVGDVLSNIPIVGALFSGPAFGIGILAAGIILAIMIIPYIASVMRDVFEQTPVMMKESAYGIGCTTWEVIWRVVLPFTKNGVIGGVMLGLGRALGETMAVTFIIGNTYQLDSASLFMPGNSITSALANEFAEAESGVHTAALMELGLILFVITFIVLACSKMMIMRLAKSEGARS, encoded by the coding sequence ATGGCTGCAACCAAGCCGACATTCAAAGCTCCCGGTAAACAGGGTGACATTATTTTCGGCGCGCTGGTAAAACTGTCCGCGCTGATTGTTCTGCTCCTCCTCGGTGGCATTATTGTTTCCCTGATATTTTCCTCCTGGCCCAGCATCCATAAATTTGGTTTCTCCTTCCTGTGGACCAAAGAGTGGGATGCGCCCAACGAACAATTCGGTGCGCTGGTTCCGATTTACGGCACCATCGTGACCTCCGTTATTGCCCTGATCATCGCTGTCCCGGTGAGCTTTGGCATTGCACTGTTCCTGACCGAGCTGGCACCTAACTGGCTGCGCCGCCCGCTTGGCGTGGCAATTGAACTCCTGGCCGCTATTCCCAGTATTGTTTACGGCATGTGGGGCCTGTTTATTTTCGCGCCATTGTTTGCGAAGTACTTCCAGCAGCCGGTCGGCGATGTCCTGTCCAATATCCCGATTGTGGGGGCGCTGTTCTCCGGCCCGGCATTCGGTATCGGCATCCTGGCGGCGGGTATTATCCTGGCGATCATGATCATTCCGTATATCGCGTCGGTGATGCGTGACGTGTTCGAACAGACGCCGGTGATGATGAAAGAGTCCGCGTACGGCATCGGCTGTACCACCTGGGAAGTGATCTGGCGCGTTGTCCTGCCGTTCACCAAAAATGGTGTGATCGGCGGCGTGATGCTCGGGCTGGGTCGTGCTCTGGGTGAAACGATGGCGGTGACCTTTATTATCGGTAATACCTACCAGCTCGACAGCGCCTCGCTGTTTATGCCGGGCAACAGTATTACCTCGGCGCTGGCTAACGAATTTGCTGAAGCGGAATCCGGCGTGCATACCGCGGCGCTGATGGAGCTGGGGCTGATTCTGTTCGTCATTACCTTTATCGTGCTGGCCTGTTCCAAAATGATGATTATGCGTCTGGCGAAAAGTGAAGGAGCGCGCTCATGA
- the pstA gene encoding phosphate ABC transporter permease PstA: MTTMEMQSRAELEASRRKMQSWRRTKNRIALTLSLLTMAFGLFWLVWILFATVTRGIDGMSLSLFTENTPPPNTAGGGLANALVGSGLLIFWSTAFGTPLGIMAGIYLAEYGRKSWLAEVIRFINDILLSAPSIVVGLFVYTIVVAQMQHFSGWAGVVALALLQIPIVIRTTENMLKLVPDSLREASYALGTPKWKMISAITLKASISGILTGVLLAIARIAGETAPLLFTSLSNQFWSTDMMQPLANLPVTIFKFAMSPFAEWQSLAWAGVLIITLCVLLLNILARVVFAKSKH; encoded by the coding sequence ATGACCACGATGGAAATGCAGAGTCGCGCTGAACTGGAAGCATCACGCCGTAAAATGCAGTCCTGGCGGCGCACCAAGAACCGCATCGCCCTCACCCTGTCGCTGCTGACTATGGCGTTTGGGCTGTTCTGGCTGGTGTGGATCCTGTTTGCGACCGTCACCCGCGGCATTGACGGCATGTCCCTGTCACTGTTTACCGAAAACACCCCACCGCCAAACACGGCGGGCGGCGGTCTGGCTAACGCCCTGGTGGGCAGCGGCCTGCTGATTTTCTGGTCAACCGCGTTCGGAACACCGCTGGGTATTATGGCGGGGATCTATCTGGCCGAGTACGGACGCAAGTCCTGGCTGGCCGAAGTGATCCGTTTTATTAACGATATTCTGCTCTCGGCACCGTCGATTGTGGTCGGCCTGTTCGTCTACACCATCGTGGTGGCGCAGATGCAGCACTTCTCCGGCTGGGCTGGCGTTGTTGCACTGGCACTGCTGCAGATCCCTATCGTTATCCGTACGACGGAAAACATGCTCAAGCTGGTTCCTGACAGCCTGCGTGAAGCGTCCTACGCGCTGGGTACGCCAAAGTGGAAGATGATTTCGGCGATTACGCTTAAAGCGTCTATCTCCGGCATCCTGACCGGCGTGCTGCTGGCGATAGCCCGTATTGCCGGGGAAACCGCCCCGCTGCTGTTTACATCACTGTCGAACCAGTTCTGGAGCACCGACATGATGCAGCCGCTGGCGAACCTGCCGGTCACCATCTTTAAGTTCGCCATGAGTCCTTTTGCCGAATGGCAGAGCCTGGCCTGGGCGGGTGTGCTGATTATTACGCTGTGTGTACTGTTACTGAACATCCTGGCACGCGTAGTTTTCGCCAAGAGTAAACATTAA
- the pstB gene encoding phosphate ABC transporter ATP-binding protein PstB: MINTSAKMIQVRDLNFYYGKFHALKNINLDIAKNQVTAFIGPSGCGKSTLLRTFNKMFSLYPEQRAEGEILLDGDNILTASQDIALLRARVGMVFQKPTPFPMSIYDNIAFGVRLFEKLSRADMDERVQWALTKAALWTETKDKLHQSGYSLSGGQQQRLCIARGIAIRPEVLLLDEPCSALDPISTGRIEELITELKQDYTVVIVTHNMQQAARCSDHTAFMYLGELIEFSDTDTLFTKPHQKQTEDYITGRYG; encoded by the coding sequence ATGATTAATACTTCCGCTAAGATGATTCAGGTTCGCGATTTGAACTTCTATTACGGAAAATTCCACGCGCTGAAAAACATCAATCTGGATATCGCTAAAAACCAGGTTACCGCGTTTATCGGTCCGTCCGGCTGTGGTAAATCCACCCTGCTGCGTACCTTTAACAAGATGTTTTCGCTCTACCCGGAGCAGCGTGCGGAAGGCGAAATCCTGCTGGATGGCGATAACATTCTCACCGCCAGCCAGGATATTGCCCTGCTGCGCGCGCGCGTGGGCATGGTCTTCCAGAAGCCAACGCCGTTCCCGATGTCAATTTATGACAACATCGCCTTCGGCGTGCGTCTGTTCGAAAAGCTGTCGCGTGCCGATATGGACGAGCGCGTGCAGTGGGCGCTGACCAAAGCGGCACTGTGGACGGAAACCAAAGACAAGCTGCATCAGAGCGGCTACAGTCTGTCCGGCGGCCAGCAGCAGCGCCTGTGTATCGCACGCGGCATCGCGATCCGTCCGGAAGTGCTGCTGCTTGATGAGCCGTGTTCGGCGCTGGATCCGATTTCAACCGGTCGTATCGAAGAGCTGATTACCGAACTGAAGCAGGATTACACCGTGGTGATCGTAACCCACAACATGCAGCAGGCGGCGCGTTGCTCGGATCACACGGCGTTTATGTACCTCGGCGAACTGATCGAATTCAGCGATACCGACACGCTGTTTACTAAACCGCATCAGAAGCAGACTGAAGACTACATTACCGGCCGCTACGGCTGA
- the phoU gene encoding phosphate signaling complex protein PhoU yields MESLNLNKHISGQFNAELEHIRTQVMTMGGMVEQQLTDAITAMHNQDGELANKVIEGDHKVNMMEVAIDEACVRIIAKRQPTASDLRLVMAIIKTISELERIGDVAEKISRTALEKFTQQQQPLLVSLESLGHHTIEMLHDVLDAFARMDLNAAIEIYREDKKVDQEYEGIVRQLMTYMMEDPRTIPSVLTALFCARAIERIGDRCQNICEIIFYFVKGQDFRHVGGDQLDKLLAGDDGGSNPA; encoded by the coding sequence ATGGAAAGCTTAAATCTGAACAAACACATCTCCGGCCAGTTCAATGCCGAGCTGGAGCATATTCGTACCCAGGTGATGACCATGGGGGGAATGGTGGAACAGCAGCTGACTGACGCCATTACCGCCATGCATAACCAGGATGGCGAGCTGGCCAACAAAGTGATTGAAGGCGATCACAAGGTCAACATGATGGAAGTGGCGATCGATGAAGCCTGCGTGCGCATCATTGCCAAACGTCAGCCGACCGCCAGCGACCTGCGCCTGGTGATGGCGATCATCAAAACCATCTCCGAGCTGGAACGCATCGGTGACGTGGCGGAGAAGATCAGCCGTACCGCGCTGGAGAAATTTACCCAGCAGCAGCAGCCGCTGCTGGTGAGCCTGGAATCGCTGGGCCATCACACCATTGAGATGCTGCACGACGTGCTGGATGCCTTTGCGCGTATGGATCTGAATGCGGCGATTGAAATCTATCGCGAAGATAAGAAGGTTGACCAGGAGTATGAGGGCATCGTGCGTCAGCTGATGACCTATATGATGGAAGACCCGCGCACCATCCCGAGCGTGCTGACTGCGCTGTTCTGCGCCCGCGCCATCGAGCGTATCGGTGACCGCTGCCAGAACATCTGCGAAATCATCTTCTACTTCGTGAAGGGTCAGGACTTCCGCCACGTCGGCGGCGATCAGCTGGACAAGCTGCTGGCCGGTGACGACGGCGGCAGCAACCCTGCCTGA
- a CDS encoding MFS transporter: MSSSPSAQRGVTPGKAMVAAVSGYAMDGFDLLILGFMLPAISASLVLNASQAGSLVTWTLIGAVIGGIVFGHLSDRLGRIRVLTFTILMFSVFTGLCAVAQGYWDLLAYRTLAGMGLGGEFGIGMALIAEAWPANKRNRASAWVGMGWQLGVLLAAFITPFLLDIIGWRGMFLVGLLPALASFAIRRGMGEPEAFTKHVDVNQGLSFPARIRLLFADRATSKASIGIFILCSVQNFGYYGLMIWMPSYLSSNFGFSLTKSGLWTAVTVVGMTFGIWLFGLLADRFARWKIFLIYQVGAVVMVVVYAQLRDPTVMLFTGALMGMFVNGMIGGYGALISDTYPVKVRATAQNVLFNLGRGVGGFGPLVIGLLVGQWSFTAAITLLALIYLLDIFATLFLLPKKQGSEDVLGAIG, encoded by the coding sequence ATGTCTTCTTCTCCTTCCGCCCAACGCGGCGTGACGCCGGGTAAAGCGATGGTTGCCGCAGTCAGCGGCTATGCAATGGATGGTTTTGACCTGCTGATCCTCGGCTTTATGCTGCCGGCTATCAGCGCCTCGCTGGTTCTCAACGCGTCACAGGCGGGTTCTCTGGTCACCTGGACGCTGATCGGCGCGGTGATCGGTGGGATTGTCTTCGGCCACCTCAGTGACCGGCTGGGGCGCATTCGCGTGCTGACCTTCACCATTCTGATGTTCTCGGTATTTACCGGGCTTTGCGCAGTGGCGCAGGGCTACTGGGATCTGCTGGCGTATCGCACGCTGGCCGGCATGGGACTAGGCGGCGAATTCGGCATCGGCATGGCGCTGATCGCGGAGGCCTGGCCCGCCAACAAACGCAACCGCGCCTCGGCGTGGGTGGGGATGGGCTGGCAGCTCGGCGTGCTGCTGGCGGCGTTTATCACCCCGTTCCTGCTCGACATTATCGGCTGGCGCGGCATGTTCCTCGTTGGCCTTCTGCCGGCGCTGGCCTCCTTTGCCATTCGTCGCGGCATGGGAGAACCGGAAGCGTTTACGAAACATGTCGATGTGAATCAGGGGCTGTCGTTCCCGGCGCGCATCCGGCTGCTGTTTGCCGACAGGGCGACCTCTAAGGCCAGCATCGGCATCTTTATCCTCTGTTCGGTGCAGAACTTTGGCTACTACGGGTTGATGATCTGGATGCCGAGCTACCTCTCCTCCAACTTTGGTTTCTCGCTGACCAAATCCGGCCTGTGGACGGCGGTGACCGTGGTGGGCATGACCTTCGGCATCTGGCTGTTTGGCCTGCTGGCGGATCGCTTCGCGCGCTGGAAGATTTTCCTGATCTATCAGGTGGGTGCCGTGGTGATGGTGGTGGTTTACGCCCAGCTGCGCGACCCAACGGTGATGCTGTTTACCGGCGCGCTGATGGGGATGTTCGTTAACGGCATGATTGGCGGCTACGGCGCGCTGATCTCTGACACCTATCCGGTGAAGGTGCGCGCCACCGCGCAGAACGTGCTGTTTAACCTCGGCCGCGGCGTCGGCGGCTTTGGGCCGCTGGTGATTGGCCTGCTGGTGGGGCAGTGGTCGTTTACCGCCGCCATCACCCTGCTGGCGCTGATCTACCTGCTGGATATCTTCGCCACCCTGTTCCTGCTGCCGAAAAAGCAGGGCAGCGAGGACGTGCTGGGCGCAATCGGCTGA
- a CDS encoding glycoside hydrolase family 13 protein, with the protein MHDVKTARWWKEAVAYQIYPRSFMDSNGDGIGDLNGITQRLDYLQWLGINVIWICPMYRSPNDDNGYDISDYQDIMAEFGTMADFDRLLEAVHARGMRLILDLVVNHTSDEHPWFIESRTSAASEKRDWYIWRDGKNGAEPNNWESIFNGSAWKYDPQRAQYFLHLFSARQPDLNWENPQVRGAIYDMMRWWLDKGIDGFRIDAICHMKKEPGLTDLPNPNGQRYVPSFERHLNYPGLLDYVDEMCEQVLNRYDIMTVGEMNGASAEQGEEWVGEQRQRLNMIFQFEHVLLWESAHRLTPDRGLDVPGLKRIFTRWQTLLEGKGWNALYVENHDIPRVVSSWGDDRQFARESATAIAALYFLMQGTPFIYQGQELGMSNTQFASLDDFNDIAARNRAVALRQQGWSEERILAFLSRSGRDNSRTPMQWDDGKYAGFSDSTPWLPVNANYREINVARQQQQPDSVLNFYRTLIALRSRTPALIYGRYQLLLDEHPFIYAYSRTLAEEQWVVVCNLSGEPQIVDARELDLVDRQPVLGNCSPDGEPQLLRPYEARIYSR; encoded by the coding sequence ATGCATGATGTAAAAACGGCGCGCTGGTGGAAAGAGGCGGTAGCCTATCAAATCTATCCACGCAGCTTTATGGACAGCAACGGTGACGGCATTGGCGACCTGAACGGCATCACCCAGCGGCTGGACTATTTGCAGTGGCTGGGCATTAACGTCATCTGGATCTGCCCCATGTATCGTTCGCCTAATGACGATAATGGCTACGATATCAGCGATTATCAGGACATTATGGCCGAATTTGGCACCATGGCCGATTTTGACCGGCTGCTGGAGGCGGTTCACGCACGCGGTATGCGGCTGATCCTCGATCTGGTGGTCAACCATACTTCAGATGAGCATCCGTGGTTTATTGAGTCGCGCACGTCAGCGGCCAGCGAAAAGCGCGACTGGTACATCTGGCGCGACGGTAAAAACGGCGCCGAACCGAATAACTGGGAGAGCATCTTTAACGGCTCTGCGTGGAAATACGATCCGCAGCGTGCGCAGTACTTCCTGCATCTGTTTTCCGCCCGCCAGCCGGACCTGAACTGGGAAAACCCGCAGGTCCGCGGCGCGATCTACGACATGATGCGCTGGTGGCTGGATAAAGGCATTGACGGCTTCCGCATCGATGCCATTTGCCATATGAAAAAGGAGCCGGGCCTGACCGACCTGCCGAACCCGAACGGACAGCGCTATGTGCCGTCGTTCGAGCGGCATCTTAACTATCCGGGCCTGCTGGATTACGTCGATGAGATGTGTGAGCAGGTGCTTAACCGCTACGACATTATGACCGTCGGCGAGATGAACGGCGCCTCGGCGGAGCAGGGCGAGGAGTGGGTTGGCGAGCAGCGTCAGCGCCTGAATATGATTTTCCAGTTTGAACACGTGCTGCTGTGGGAAAGCGCTCACCGCCTGACGCCCGACCGCGGGCTGGACGTGCCCGGCCTGAAGCGCATTTTCACCCGCTGGCAAACGCTGCTGGAAGGGAAGGGATGGAACGCGCTCTACGTGGAAAATCATGATATTCCACGCGTGGTTTCGTCATGGGGCGACGATCGGCAGTTCGCGCGCGAGAGCGCCACGGCGATTGCCGCTCTGTATTTTCTGATGCAGGGTACGCCGTTTATTTATCAGGGCCAGGAACTGGGCATGAGCAATACGCAGTTTGCCAGCCTGGATGACTTTAACGATATCGCCGCCCGTAACCGCGCCGTTGCGCTGCGCCAGCAGGGCTGGAGCGAAGAGAGAATACTGGCGTTCCTGAGCCGCAGCGGGCGCGATAACTCACGTACCCCGATGCAGTGGGATGACGGAAAGTACGCCGGGTTCAGCGACAGCACGCCGTGGCTGCCGGTCAATGCCAACTACCGGGAGATTAACGTTGCCCGCCAGCAGCAGCAGCCGGACTCGGTGTTAAATTTCTACCGCACGCTGATCGCCCTGCGCAGCCGCACCCCGGCGCTGATTTATGGCCGCTATCAGCTGCTGCTGGACGAGCATCCGTTTATTTACGCCTATTCGCGCACCCTGGCAGAAGAGCAGTGGGTGGTTGTTTGCAACCTGAGTGGAGAACCGCAGATCGTTGATGCCCGGGAACTGGACCTGGTCGACAGGCAGCCGGTGCTGGGCAACTGTTCGCCGGACGGTGAGCCGCAGCTGCTGCGGCCGTATGAGGCGCGGATCTATTCGCGGTAG
- a CDS encoding ABC transporter ATP-binding protein yields MAQLTLKNLQKRYGNKAEVIKSLDLQINSGEFVVVVGPSGCGKSTLLRMIAGLEEISGGGMYIDGSYVNDDSPAERGIGMVFQSYALYPHMSVYKNMAFALELAGHPADDIARRVQETAGILQLEPLLERRPKDLSGGQRQRVAIGRAIVREPRLFLFDEPLSNLDASLRVQMRMEVASLHKRLGSTIIYVTHDQVEAMTLADRIVVLNQGKIEQVGTPLELYDSPANEFVAQFIGSPKMNLIPAVLRRAGERQSVVELDNGKSMVLPIATPPEAEGQSVNIGIRPEHIRGGNLAQCEYQGEVMFVEHMGNETYLYLDNGNVSEPWVVRNPERSTIRVGDTVGVGLPVECCYLFDSQGRAFQRLLASSATH; encoded by the coding sequence ATGGCGCAATTAACGCTGAAAAACCTGCAAAAACGCTACGGCAACAAAGCGGAAGTGATTAAGTCACTGGATCTTCAGATTAACAGCGGCGAGTTCGTGGTGGTGGTCGGGCCTTCCGGCTGCGGTAAGTCAACGCTGCTGCGCATGATCGCCGGCCTGGAGGAGATCAGCGGCGGCGGCATGTACATCGACGGCAGCTACGTCAACGATGACAGTCCTGCAGAACGCGGCATCGGCATGGTCTTCCAGTCCTATGCGCTCTATCCGCATATGAGCGTGTATAAAAATATGGCCTTCGCGCTGGAGCTGGCGGGCCATCCGGCGGATGACATTGCGCGCAGAGTGCAGGAAACGGCCGGTATCCTGCAGCTGGAGCCGCTGCTGGAGCGGCGACCGAAGGATCTCTCCGGCGGCCAGCGCCAGCGCGTGGCGATTGGCCGGGCGATTGTGCGCGAACCCCGGCTGTTTTTGTTCGATGAGCCGCTCTCTAACCTCGATGCCTCGCTGCGCGTGCAGATGCGGATGGAGGTCGCCTCGCTGCACAAGCGGCTGGGTTCGACCATTATTTATGTCACCCACGATCAGGTGGAGGCCATGACGCTGGCCGACCGCATCGTCGTGCTGAATCAGGGAAAGATTGAACAGGTGGGCACGCCGCTGGAGCTGTACGATAGCCCGGCTAACGAATTTGTCGCCCAGTTTATCGGTTCACCTAAAATGAATCTGATCCCGGCGGTGCTGCGCCGTGCCGGAGAACGGCAGAGCGTGGTGGAGCTGGATAACGGGAAATCGATGGTGCTGCCCATCGCGACGCCGCCCGAAGCCGAGGGGCAAAGCGTCAATATCGGTATTCGCCCGGAACATATCCGCGGTGGAAACCTGGCGCAGTGTGAATACCAGGGCGAAGTGATGTTTGTTGAGCATATGGGTAATGAAACCTACCTTTATCTGGATAACGGTAACGTGAGTGAACCCTGGGTGGTACGCAATCCCGAGCGCTCCACGATCCGGGTGGGAGATACCGTTGGCGTCGGCCTGCCGGTGGAATGCTGCTACCTCTTCGACAGCCAGGGCCGCGCCTTCCAGCGCCTTTTGGCATCGTCGGCAACCCATTAA
- a CDS encoding family 4 glycosyl hydrolase, producing the protein MATKIVLVGAGSAQFGYGTLGDIFQSTTLYGSEIVLLDINPAALAVTEKTARDFIAHEDLPFIISATTDRREALRGAEFVIISIEVGDRFALWDLDWQIPQQYGIQQVYGENGGPGGLFHSLRIIPPILDICADIADICPQAWVFNYSNPMSRICTTVHRRFPELNFVGMCHEIASLERYLPEMLGTSFDNLNLRAGGLNHFSVLLEARYKDSGEDAYADVRAKAPDYFSRLPGYSDILAYTRTHGKVLETEGATERAALGGRDSAWEWADRTLFKEILQKFNYLPITSDSHFGEYIRWASEVSDHRGILDFYTFYRNYLGHVQPSIELKMKERVVAIMEGIINDSGYEEAAVNIPNKGFIKQLPEFIAVEVPAIIDRKGVHGIAVEVPSGIAGLLCNQIGIHDLTAEAILNGSRDLVIQALLVDSVNDKCRAIPELVDVMISRQSPWLDYLK; encoded by the coding sequence ATGGCTACAAAAATCGTTTTAGTGGGTGCGGGCAGTGCGCAGTTCGGCTACGGCACGCTCGGGGATATTTTCCAGAGCACCACGCTGTACGGCAGCGAGATCGTGCTGCTTGATATTAATCCCGCCGCGCTGGCGGTGACGGAAAAAACCGCGCGTGACTTTATTGCACACGAAGACCTGCCCTTTATCATCAGCGCCACCACCGACCGCCGGGAAGCCCTGCGCGGCGCGGAGTTTGTGATTATCTCCATTGAGGTGGGCGATCGCTTCGCGCTGTGGGATCTCGACTGGCAAATCCCACAGCAGTACGGCATTCAGCAGGTGTACGGTGAGAACGGCGGCCCCGGCGGCCTGTTCCATTCGCTGCGCATCATCCCGCCTATCCTGGATATCTGCGCCGATATTGCCGATATCTGCCCGCAGGCCTGGGTATTTAACTACTCCAACCCGATGAGCCGCATCTGTACCACCGTACACCGCCGCTTCCCGGAGCTGAATTTTGTCGGCATGTGTCACGAAATTGCCTCGCTGGAGCGCTATCTGCCGGAAATGCTGGGTACCTCCTTTGACAATCTCAACCTGCGGGCGGGTGGGTTAAACCACTTTAGCGTGCTGCTGGAGGCACGCTATAAGGACAGCGGCGAGGATGCCTATGCCGATGTCCGCGCCAAAGCGCCGGATTATTTCTCCCGCCTGCCGGGCTACAGCGACATCCTGGCCTACACCCGCACCCACGGGAAAGTGCTGGAAACGGAGGGCGCCACCGAGCGTGCCGCGCTGGGCGGCCGGGACAGCGCCTGGGAGTGGGCGGACCGCACGCTGTTTAAGGAAATTTTGCAGAAGTTTAACTATCTGCCCATCACCAGCGACAGCCACTTCGGCGAGTACATTCGCTGGGCCAGCGAGGTCAGCGACCACCGGGGTATCCTCGACTTCTATACCTTCTACCGCAACTACCTCGGCCACGTTCAGCCGTCGATTGAACTGAAGATGAAAGAGCGGGTGGTGGCGATCATGGAGGGGATTATCAACGATTCCGGCTACGAAGAAGCCGCGGTCAATATCCCCAACAAGGGCTTTATCAAACAGCTGCCGGAATTTATTGCGGTAGAAGTTCCGGCCATTATCGACCGTAAAGGGGTGCATGGCATTGCGGTTGAGGTTCCGTCAGGTATCGCCGGCCTGCTGTGCAACCAGATTGGTATCCACGATCTGACCGCAGAGGCGATCCTTAACGGCTCGCGCGACCTGGTGATTCAGGCGCTGCTGGTGGATTCAGTCAACGACAAGTGCCGCGCTATTCCGGAACTGGTGGACGTGATGATATCGCGTCAAAGCCCGTGGCTTGATTACCTGAAATAA